The following are encoded in a window of Caldicellulosiruptor danielii genomic DNA:
- a CDS encoding glycerol-3-phosphate acyltransferase — protein sequence MKEFVFYSLAFLIGSIPFSYIITKKFFNKDITHFYDNNPGATNAFRVAGIKAGIPSLILDISKGYFTIYIANTIFYPQKLPVYVCAFMVVLGHAYSIFLKLKGGKSIASTMGILLFLYGLLPVIFFCLGTFFGLLVFRKDNIGTVLGIWSVILFAVLFNANANDIIFLSMLCLFLTYRQLRTPSIPIDIIKEIKNTIKKASHPFLGK from the coding sequence ATGAAAGAGTTTGTTTTTTACTCCCTCGCTTTTTTGATAGGAAGTATTCCTTTTTCGTATATTATCACAAAGAAATTTTTTAATAAAGACATTACCCATTTCTATGATAATAATCCAGGTGCCACAAATGCATTCAGAGTGGCAGGAATAAAAGCAGGTATCCCATCTTTGATATTGGATATATCCAAAGGTTATTTTACTATATACATTGCGAATACAATTTTTTATCCCCAAAAATTACCGGTGTACGTATGTGCTTTCATGGTGGTATTAGGGCATGCTTACTCAATTTTTCTTAAATTAAAAGGGGGAAAATCAATCGCAAGCACGATGGGAATCCTGCTATTTCTGTACGGACTCTTGCCCGTGATATTCTTCTGTCTGGGCACATTTTTTGGACTTTTGGTTTTCAGAAAAGACAACATAGGAACAGTCCTGGGAATATGGTCTGTAATACTTTTTGCAGTGCTTTTTAATGCCAATGCAAATGACATAATATTTCTAAGTATGCTTTGCCTCTTCTTAACATATCGCCAATTGAGGACTCCATCTATTCCAATAGATATCATAAAGGAAATAAAAAATACGATAAAAAAAGCAAGCCATCCCTTTCTTGGGAAATAG
- the hslU gene encoding ATP-dependent protease ATPase subunit HslU produces MIELTPQEIVRELDKYIVGQDRAKKCVAIALRNRYRRAKLPKELQDEITPKNILMVGPTGVGKTEIARRLAKLVNAPFVKVEATKFTEVGYVGRDVDSMVRDLVENAISLVKSEYMERMKERAKILVEDRILEILIPEPQARKAGFKNPFEALFGATSQEVEQSYQATDDYIRTQREILREKLRSGELEDKVIEVEVEDTVKPPFEMIMGTISDEMGISFQDVFGSLFPKKKKKKKMTIREAREVLEQEEYNKLIDMDEVIKEAIQRAEQHGIIFIDEIDKIAGKGSTVGPDVSREGVQRDILPIVEGSTVMTKYGPVKTDHILFIAAGAFHVAKVSDLIPELQGRFPVVVELNPLTEEDFKKILTQPKNAIIKQYIELMKTEGVNITFTDDAIEAIAKVAVKINEQSENIGARRLHTVVEKIMEDISFEYANVEKPVDLVIDKDYVYSKVSDIIKDKDLSRFII; encoded by the coding sequence ATGATAGAATTAACTCCTCAGGAGATTGTAAGAGAGCTTGATAAGTATATAGTTGGGCAAGATAGGGCAAAAAAATGTGTTGCCATTGCCCTTAGAAATAGGTACAGGCGTGCAAAGCTACCAAAAGAGCTTCAGGATGAGATAACTCCAAAGAATATTTTGATGGTAGGACCAACAGGTGTTGGTAAAACAGAGATTGCAAGAAGACTTGCAAAGCTTGTAAACGCCCCATTTGTAAAAGTCGAAGCAACAAAGTTTACTGAGGTTGGATATGTTGGAAGAGATGTGGATTCAATGGTTCGAGATCTTGTTGAAAATGCAATTTCTTTAGTTAAGAGTGAGTATATGGAAAGAATGAAAGAAAGAGCAAAAATTCTTGTTGAGGACAGAATTTTGGAAATATTAATTCCCGAACCTCAAGCGAGAAAAGCAGGGTTTAAAAATCCGTTTGAAGCACTTTTTGGTGCCACCTCACAGGAAGTAGAACAGAGTTATCAGGCAACAGATGACTATATAAGAACGCAAAGAGAGATTTTGCGCGAAAAACTTCGCTCTGGTGAGCTTGAAGACAAGGTGATTGAGGTTGAGGTTGAAGATACTGTAAAGCCACCGTTTGAAATGATTATGGGTACAATTTCTGATGAGATGGGAATTTCTTTCCAGGATGTTTTTGGGTCACTATTTCCAAAGAAGAAGAAAAAGAAAAAGATGACAATTCGCGAGGCACGCGAGGTTTTAGAGCAAGAAGAGTACAACAAGCTCATTGACATGGATGAGGTTATAAAAGAAGCTATTCAAAGAGCCGAGCAACACGGAATCATCTTTATTGACGAGATAGACAAGATTGCAGGGAAAGGGTCAACTGTAGGTCCTGATGTGTCAAGAGAAGGTGTTCAAAGAGACATCCTTCCCATTGTTGAGGGAAGCACTGTTATGACAAAATACGGTCCTGTGAAGACAGACCACATTCTGTTTATTGCAGCTGGGGCTTTCCATGTTGCAAAGGTTTCTGATCTGATACCAGAACTTCAGGGAAGGTTCCCAGTTGTTGTGGAACTAAATCCTTTAACAGAAGAGGATTTCAAAAAGATACTCACACAGCCAAAAAACGCAATTATAAAGCAGTATATTGAACTTATGAAAACAGAAGGTGTCAACATTACATTTACAGATGATGCGATAGAGGCTATTGCAAAGGTTGCTGTGAAGATAAATGAACAGAGCGAAAATATCGGTGCGCGAAGACTTCACACTGTTGTTGAAAAGATAATGGAAGATATTTCATTTGAATATGCAAATGTTGAAAAACCAGTTGACCTTGTGATTGATAAGGATTATGTATATTCAAAGGTTTCGGATATTATAAAGGACAAAGATTTGAGCAGGTTCATAATATAA
- the codY gene encoding GTP-sensing pleiotropic transcriptional regulator CodY, with protein sequence MQQSLLEKIRKLNRVIQSKDKEVLDFERLCSVVGDVTDSSVFFIDKDGKVICKYIMPFVNVDIKLSEEKKIGDNLQKFFWWFVDTRANMKFSDITRIAEIESKAGGENDLLCTSVPVIGGGRRFGTVLAFKSFSSFTEEDIIVLEYASTVIGLELLNLSKEEDEEEKKKREMIKSAIETLSVSELEALVHIFDELKGNEGLLVASRIADKVGITRSVIVNALRKFESAGLIETRSLGLKGTYIKVLNEMVRDEIEKQKEKLKLK encoded by the coding sequence ATGCAGCAGAGTCTTCTTGAAAAAATTAGGAAACTCAACAGGGTAATTCAAAGCAAAGACAAAGAAGTCTTGGATTTTGAGAGGCTATGCTCTGTTGTTGGTGACGTGACAGATTCGAGTGTATTTTTTATTGACAAGGATGGCAAAGTCATTTGCAAATACATCATGCCTTTTGTGAATGTGGATATAAAGCTTTCTGAAGAGAAAAAGATAGGTGATAACCTTCAAAAGTTTTTCTGGTGGTTTGTGGATACAAGAGCAAATATGAAGTTTTCAGATATCACCAGGATTGCTGAAATTGAGAGCAAAGCTGGTGGCGAAAATGACCTGCTGTGCACATCTGTCCCTGTGATTGGCGGTGGAAGAAGATTCGGCACAGTTTTGGCATTCAAAAGTTTTTCGAGTTTTACAGAAGAGGATATAATTGTTCTTGAATATGCTTCAACTGTGATTGGGCTTGAACTTTTGAATCTTTCAAAGGAAGAAGATGAAGAGGAAAAGAAAAAGAGAGAGATGATTAAATCGGCAATTGAAACACTTTCTGTGTCTGAGCTTGAAGCACTTGTGCATATTTTTGATGAGCTAAAAGGAAATGAAGGACTTTTGGTTGCAAGCAGAATTGCTGACAAGGTTGGAATTACACGTTCTGTCATTGTAAATGCGCTCAGAAAGTTTGAAAGTGCAGGGCTTATAGAGACAAGGTCACTTGGTCTCAAAGGCACATATATAAAGGTATTAAATGAAATGGTGAGGGATGAGATAGAAAAACAAAAAGAAAAGCTAAAATTAAAATGA
- the topA gene encoding type I DNA topoisomerase encodes MKKLVIVESPAKAKTIAKYLGKEFKVEASMGHVRDLPKSDLGVDIENGFAPRYINIRGKADVINRLKKSAEAAEKVYLATDPDREGEAISWHLATILGIDMNDNVRITFNEITKKAVQESLKNARPIDQNLVNAQQARRVLDRLLGYKLSPFLWEKVKGGLSAGRVQSVATRLVVEREEEIENFKPEEYWTLEAVFKKDAQEFKAKFYGDKKGKIELKNQEQVQRIEEKIKNKEFKVVKIKISEKKKNPPPPFITSTLQQEASRKLRFTPAKTMAVAQMLYEGVEIKGEGNVGLITYMRTDSTRISEEAQQAARNLIMQKFGKEYLPEKPRVYKTKKDAQDAHEAIRPTYLEMDPESIKDSLTPDQYKLYKLIYDRFLASQMESSIYEVLSAELEVEGYVFKLTGSKLKFAGFMEVYVEGKDTEDEEEENQLPEIREGEALNPIKLESKQHFTQPPSRYTEATLIKALEEKGIGRPSTYAPTIQTILERGYVVKEDRSLKPTELGKLVTNILKEYFKDIIDIEFTAELESNLDKIEEGKLDWTEVVKKYYQPLEKELEIARATLLKVKVEDEETDIVCENCGRKMVIKKGKYGKFLACPGYPECKNTKPYYDYLDVVCPNCGKRIIERKSKKGKRYYTCEGYPGCDLILWEKPAKNCPKCKSIMFEKGKKGNKKFICSNENCAYEEKIGEKGE; translated from the coding sequence TTGAAAAAACTTGTCATTGTAGAGTCACCTGCAAAGGCAAAAACAATTGCAAAGTATCTTGGCAAAGAGTTTAAGGTAGAAGCTTCAATGGGACATGTCAGAGACCTTCCCAAGAGCGATTTGGGGGTTGACATAGAAAATGGTTTTGCGCCCAGGTATATCAACATCAGAGGTAAGGCAGATGTGATAAACAGGCTCAAAAAATCTGCTGAGGCGGCTGAAAAAGTCTACCTTGCAACAGACCCCGACAGGGAAGGTGAGGCAATTTCGTGGCATTTGGCCACTATTTTAGGGATTGATATGAACGACAATGTGAGAATTACATTCAATGAGATAACAAAAAAAGCTGTCCAGGAATCTTTGAAAAATGCAAGGCCAATTGACCAGAACCTTGTCAATGCCCAGCAGGCACGAAGAGTACTTGACAGGTTGCTCGGTTACAAGCTTAGTCCCTTTTTGTGGGAAAAAGTAAAAGGAGGACTGTCTGCTGGAAGAGTGCAGTCTGTTGCGACAAGGCTTGTGGTTGAAAGGGAAGAGGAGATAGAAAATTTTAAGCCTGAAGAGTACTGGACCTTAGAAGCGGTATTTAAAAAAGATGCCCAGGAGTTTAAAGCAAAGTTTTATGGAGATAAGAAGGGGAAGATTGAGCTTAAGAACCAGGAACAGGTCCAAAGAATTGAAGAAAAGATAAAAAACAAAGAGTTCAAGGTTGTAAAGATAAAGATATCAGAAAAAAAGAAAAATCCTCCTCCACCTTTTATCACGAGCACCCTTCAACAGGAGGCGTCAAGAAAGCTGAGGTTTACTCCTGCAAAGACAATGGCAGTTGCCCAGATGCTGTATGAGGGTGTTGAAATAAAAGGAGAAGGAAATGTCGGTCTTATAACATACATGAGAACAGACTCAACAAGAATTTCGGAGGAGGCACAGCAGGCAGCACGAAACCTTATTATGCAGAAATTTGGCAAAGAATATCTTCCCGAAAAGCCAAGGGTTTACAAAACAAAAAAAGATGCGCAGGACGCTCATGAGGCAATAAGACCAACCTACTTAGAGATGGACCCTGAGAGTATAAAAGATTCTTTGACACCTGACCAGTATAAGCTGTACAAGCTCATTTATGACAGGTTTTTAGCGTCACAGATGGAAAGTAGCATATATGAGGTTCTTTCAGCCGAGCTTGAAGTAGAAGGCTATGTTTTCAAGCTCACAGGGTCAAAGCTCAAGTTTGCTGGGTTTATGGAAGTATATGTCGAAGGCAAAGATACAGAGGATGAAGAAGAGGAAAATCAGCTTCCAGAAATTAGAGAAGGGGAAGCTTTAAATCCTATAAAACTTGAGAGCAAACAGCATTTTACCCAGCCGCCTTCACGCTACACTGAAGCAACCTTAATAAAGGCTTTAGAAGAAAAAGGTATAGGAAGACCAAGCACATACGCTCCAACAATCCAGACAATTCTGGAGAGAGGATATGTTGTCAAAGAAGACAGGTCCTTAAAACCAACAGAGCTTGGCAAACTTGTAACAAATATACTTAAAGAGTATTTCAAAGACATAATTGACATTGAATTTACTGCAGAGCTCGAAAGCAACCTTGACAAGATTGAGGAAGGAAAACTTGATTGGACTGAAGTTGTCAAAAAATACTACCAGCCGCTTGAAAAGGAACTTGAAATAGCAAGAGCTACCTTATTAAAGGTTAAGGTTGAGGATGAGGAGACAGACATTGTATGCGAAAACTGTGGAAGAAAGATGGTGATAAAAAAAGGCAAATACGGTAAGTTCCTGGCATGTCCAGGATATCCTGAATGCAAAAATACTAAACCATATTACGATTACCTTGATGTGGTATGTCCAAATTGCGGCAAGAGAATAATAGAAAGGAAGTCCAAAAAGGGCAAGAGATATTACACATGCGAAGGGTATCCTGGCTGTGACCTCATTTTGTGGGAAAAACCAGCCAAAAACTGTCCAAAGTGCAAAAGTATCATGTTTGAAAAGGGCAAGAAGGGGAATAAAAAGTTTATATGTTCAAATGAAAACTGTGCTTACGAAGAAAAAATAGGGGAAAAAGGTGAGTAA
- the trmFO gene encoding methylenetetrahydrofolate--tRNA-(uracil(54)-C(5))-methyltransferase (FADH(2)-oxidizing) TrmFO, with amino-acid sequence MEIVVIGAGLAGVEAANVITKFGIKVKLFEMKPKKFSPAHRLNTFAELVCSNSLKSKLLTNASGLLKEEMKVFGSLVMEAAQATSVEAGQALAVDRYKFSEYITQKIKQNGLVEVIHEEVTEVPRNKVVVVCTGPLTTQKLLSDISKLCSSKNLYFFDAAAPIVLKDSIDFSKAFFASRYNKGSNDYINCPMTKEEYERFYWELVNAEVIEVKDFEKDLLFEGCMPIEEMARRGIETMRYGPLKPVGIIDPRTGKVPYAVVQLRKDTQDGKLYNMVGFQTRLKWGEQKRVFRLIPGLENAEFVRYGVMHKNSYINSPEVLTKYLFLKKYPSIFFAGQITGVEGYLESAATGIIAGINAARQVLGKEPVSLPPNTCIGALIEYITTPKKDFQPMNANYGIISIDDKIAKVKDKEKRKLLIAQKSLDICKEVANKIFV; translated from the coding sequence ATGGAAATTGTAGTAATTGGAGCTGGTCTTGCAGGTGTTGAAGCAGCGAATGTAATTACAAAGTTTGGAATAAAGGTAAAGCTTTTTGAGATGAAACCTAAGAAGTTTTCACCAGCGCACAGATTAAATACCTTTGCTGAGCTTGTGTGTAGCAATTCATTAAAGTCAAAACTTTTGACAAATGCCTCTGGGCTTTTGAAAGAGGAGATGAAAGTTTTTGGTTCGCTTGTGATGGAAGCAGCCCAGGCAACTTCGGTTGAGGCAGGACAAGCTTTGGCAGTTGACAGATATAAGTTTTCAGAGTATATAACCCAGAAAATAAAACAAAATGGACTTGTTGAGGTCATTCATGAAGAGGTGACAGAAGTTCCAAGGAACAAGGTTGTGGTGGTCTGCACAGGACCGCTTACAACACAGAAGCTTCTTTCTGATATTTCAAAGCTATGTAGTAGCAAAAACCTTTATTTTTTTGACGCAGCAGCTCCAATTGTGCTCAAAGACTCCATAGACTTTTCAAAAGCGTTTTTTGCCTCACGCTACAACAAAGGTTCAAATGACTATATAAACTGTCCAATGACAAAAGAAGAATACGAGAGATTTTACTGGGAACTTGTTAATGCAGAGGTCATTGAGGTTAAAGACTTTGAAAAGGACCTGCTGTTTGAAGGCTGTATGCCCATTGAAGAGATGGCAAGACGTGGTATTGAGACAATGAGGTATGGTCCGCTAAAGCCTGTTGGGATTATTGACCCGAGGACTGGCAAGGTGCCGTACGCTGTTGTACAGCTCAGGAAAGACACACAGGATGGAAAGCTTTATAACATGGTAGGGTTTCAGACAAGACTCAAATGGGGTGAACAAAAAAGGGTTTTCAGGCTTATTCCTGGCCTTGAGAATGCTGAGTTTGTAAGATATGGTGTGATGCACAAAAATTCTTATATTAACTCACCCGAGGTGCTGACCAAGTACCTTTTTCTTAAAAAATATCCAAGCATATTCTTTGCAGGGCAAATAACAGGTGTTGAAGGGTATTTGGAGTCTGCGGCAACAGGTATCATTGCAGGGATTAATGCAGCAAGGCAGGTTTTAGGAAAAGAACCTGTGAGTTTGCCACCAAACACTTGCATTGGAGCTCTGATAGAGTATATTACAACACCCAAAAAAGATTTTCAGCCCATGAACGCTAACTATGGTATAATATCAATTGATGATAAAATTGCAAAGGTCAAAGACAAGGAAAAGAGAAAACTTTTGATTGCACAAAAATCTCTGGACATTTGCAAAGAAGTAGCCAACAAAATTTTTGTATAA
- the hslV gene encoding ATP-dependent protease subunit HslV — MFHATTIVAVKKGESVAIAGDGQVTFSQNMIMKSTAKKVRKLYNGRVLVGFAGSVADAITLCEKFEEKLEQNSGNLQKSVVELAKEWRQDKVLRRLEALMVVADKEHLFVVSGSGEVVEPDDNIAAIGSGGPYALAAARALLQNTDLSAAEIAKKALEIAASICVYTNNNITVLEL; from the coding sequence ATGTTTCATGCAACGACAATAGTGGCTGTGAAAAAAGGCGAAAGTGTTGCCATAGCTGGTGACGGGCAAGTAACATTTTCACAGAACATGATAATGAAATCGACAGCCAAGAAGGTTAGAAAACTTTACAATGGTCGTGTTTTAGTTGGTTTTGCAGGTTCTGTTGCAGATGCAATAACCCTGTGCGAAAAGTTTGAAGAGAAGCTTGAACAAAACAGTGGCAATTTGCAAAAAAGCGTTGTTGAGCTTGCAAAGGAATGGCGACAGGACAAAGTCCTAAGACGTTTAGAAGCGCTCATGGTTGTGGCGGACAAAGAACACCTTTTTGTTGTATCAGGAAGTGGTGAGGTTGTAGAGCCAGACGACAACATTGCTGCGATTGGTTCTGGTGGACCGTATGCGTTGGCAGCTGCAAGAGCACTTTTGCAAAACACAGACCTTTCTGCTGCTGAGATTGCCAAAAAGGCTTTGGAGATTGCGGCGTCTATTTGTGTATATACAAACAACAACATTACAGTTTTGGAATTGTAG
- a CDS encoding RtcB family protein: MKKIRDGVYTNDYAIFFMTEEILKDLDEGVLQQAKNASQIPNVEFLGYTPDAHIGKGTSIGTIIVWDMSRAWISPTIVGVDIGCGMRLILTDKFADDIDKALLKRIMDEVEDLIPTGVGKRNKKIVLSKAKYEEYLQNTEIDKDISDKMVLIHEFDLDTIPDEAYEIGKEQFATLGGGNHFIEFQKLHVLDKEVAQKWGLFDGQFVVMIHSGSRRFGAVIGDYFQKKFKDVMKSKGITTPDPQLTFLPIDNKVAKDYIKAMQSAAIYAKINRHYMSNFIISVLEKHSIDAWVLYDVAHNIAYMERFANREKLVIRKGATRALPPKHYLIPNPKFADTGHPVILPGSMGSSSYLMKGIEDNIISYHTVNHGAGRVLSRTKAKKTISIEEFSKALKQGQSSEILINTKNLKDFLDESPQSYKDIEVVINSVITSRLATPVAKMEPLGVIKGKD; this comes from the coding sequence ATGAAAAAGATAAGAGATGGTGTTTATACAAACGACTATGCGATATTCTTCATGACAGAAGAGATTTTAAAAGACCTTGACGAAGGGGTGCTCCAGCAAGCGAAAAACGCATCCCAGATTCCAAATGTAGAGTTTTTGGGCTACACACCAGATGCACACATAGGCAAAGGGACCTCAATTGGTACAATAATTGTGTGGGACATGTCAAGGGCGTGGATTTCACCAACAATTGTTGGTGTTGACATAGGCTGTGGTATGAGATTGATACTCACAGACAAGTTTGCAGATGATATAGATAAAGCACTTTTGAAGAGAATAATGGATGAGGTAGAAGATTTGATTCCAACAGGTGTTGGTAAGAGGAACAAAAAGATTGTACTTTCCAAGGCAAAGTATGAGGAGTATCTTCAAAATACAGAGATTGATAAAGACATTTCGGACAAGATGGTTCTCATTCATGAGTTTGACCTTGATACGATACCGGATGAGGCTTATGAAATAGGTAAAGAGCAGTTTGCAACCTTGGGTGGAGGAAATCACTTTATAGAGTTTCAAAAACTTCATGTGCTGGACAAAGAAGTAGCTCAAAAGTGGGGGCTTTTTGATGGTCAGTTTGTTGTGATGATACATTCAGGTTCGCGAAGGTTTGGAGCGGTTATTGGCGATTATTTTCAGAAAAAATTCAAAGACGTAATGAAATCTAAAGGTATTACAACACCCGACCCGCAGCTTACCTTTTTGCCAATTGACAACAAGGTTGCAAAAGATTATATTAAAGCTATGCAGTCAGCAGCTATATATGCAAAAATAAATAGGCATTACATGAGCAATTTCATAATATCAGTCTTAGAAAAACACTCAATTGACGCCTGGGTTTTGTATGACGTTGCTCATAACATTGCGTACATGGAGAGATTTGCAAACAGAGAAAAGCTGGTTATAAGAAAAGGGGCAACAAGAGCTCTCCCACCAAAACATTATTTGATTCCAAACCCTAAATTTGCTGATACAGGACATCCTGTAATCTTGCCGGGCAGCATGGGTTCAAGTTCATACCTGATGAAAGGAATTGAGGACAACATAATAAGCTATCACACAGTAAACCATGGTGCAGGCAGGGTTTTATCACGTACAAAGGCAAAAAAGACAATTTCTATAGAGGAGTTTTCAAAGGCATTGAAACAGGGACAGAGCAGCGAAATTCTTATAAACACCAAAAACCTCAAAGACTTTTTAGACGAAAGTCCACAGAGTTACAAAGACATTGAAGTGGTGATAAATTCAGTAATCACATCGCGGCTTGCTACTCCTGTTGCTAAAATGGAACCGCTCGGGGTTATAAAGGGGAAGGATTAA
- the flgB gene encoding flagellar basal body rod protein FlgB, with protein MINMFDKIDLYKKALDWAWKRNEIISNNIANADTPGYKAKDLNFEAFLQKSLAQEDSLELVTTNERHIKESSSNPDNLIEVLDSSLQMKLDQNTVDIEQEMGKLLQTALYFDGVSLQLSREINKWKTVIKEGR; from the coding sequence ATGATAAATATGTTTGATAAAATTGATCTTTACAAAAAGGCACTTGACTGGGCGTGGAAGAGAAACGAGATAATTTCAAACAACATAGCAAATGCGGACACGCCTGGCTATAAAGCAAAAGATTTGAATTTTGAAGCGTTTTTGCAAAAAAGTTTGGCTCAAGAAGACAGTTTAGAACTTGTGACAACCAATGAAAGACATATAAAAGAAAGTAGTAGCAATCCAGACAATTTAATAGAAGTGCTTGACAGCAGTCTGCAGATGAAACTTGACCAAAATACTGTGGACATAGAACAGGAGATGGGAAAACTTTTGCAAACTGCGCTGTATTTTGACGGTGTGTCACTTCAGCTTTCGAGAGAGATAAACAAGTGGAAGACGGTTATCAAAGAAGGAAGGTGA
- the dprA gene encoding DNA-processing protein DprA: protein MNREELVYSLWLYSIKGIGPKKFRQIKNKYKSLKEAYFNRKELEVEGIFGYLKDEIKNSDTAQAEKILEFCERNSINIILEDDRLYPDEFKVFDHAPVILFVKGDANLLKSPYKISMVGTREPTYYGKKVAKDLASLLASLGIVVVSGMARGIDSFCHAGALESGKTIAVLGCGVDIVYPKENLKLYRQIIENGCVVSEFLPGTLPEKMNFPQRNRIVAMFSPCLVVIEASTKSGTFSTVDFALEQGKEVFALPGNIFSQKSSGTNRLIKEGARIICSYEDFLEDIKEIYSLKPAQLSFDTKENEEELTDDEKRLIKLLDENGEMYVESLIALTGWDPGKIASLITSLEIKSKVVRGRGNIIYKL, encoded by the coding sequence ATGAACAGAGAAGAACTCGTTTATTCTTTGTGGCTTTACAGCATAAAAGGTATAGGTCCAAAGAAGTTCAGACAGATAAAAAATAAATACAAAAGTCTGAAAGAGGCTTACTTTAACAGAAAAGAATTAGAAGTAGAAGGTATTTTTGGATATCTTAAAGATGAGATAAAAAACTCTGATACTGCACAGGCAGAAAAAATTCTTGAATTTTGTGAGAGAAATAGTATAAATATAATACTTGAAGACGATAGGCTGTATCCCGATGAGTTCAAAGTTTTTGACCATGCACCAGTCATACTCTTTGTAAAAGGGGATGCAAACCTATTAAAGTCCCCCTATAAAATTTCAATGGTTGGTACACGAGAACCTACTTATTATGGCAAGAAAGTTGCAAAAGATCTGGCAAGCCTTTTGGCTTCCTTGGGAATTGTGGTTGTTAGCGGAATGGCAAGGGGGATTGACAGTTTTTGTCATGCAGGAGCACTTGAAAGTGGAAAGACAATAGCTGTTTTAGGTTGTGGAGTTGACATTGTATATCCAAAAGAAAACTTAAAACTCTACCGTCAAATTATAGAAAATGGATGTGTTGTGTCTGAATTTTTGCCCGGTACTCTGCCTGAGAAAATGAATTTTCCACAGAGAAACAGGATTGTGGCAATGTTTTCACCGTGTTTGGTTGTGATTGAAGCTTCAACAAAGAGCGGTACTTTTTCGACAGTTGACTTTGCTTTAGAGCAGGGAAAAGAGGTATTTGCCTTGCCTGGTAACATCTTTTCGCAAAAGAGTAGCGGCACAAACAGGCTCATAAAAGAAGGTGCAAGGATTATATGTTCGTATGAGGATTTTCTTGAGGATATAAAGGAGATTTATTCTTTAAAACCTGCCCAGCTAAGCTTTGACACAAAAGAAAATGAAGAAGAGTTGACAGATGATGAGAAAAGATTGATAAAGCTTTTAGATGAAAATGGTGAGATGTACGTGGAAAGCTTGATTGCACTCACAGGGTGGGACCCTGGTAAGATTGCAAGCTTAATTACTTCGCTTGAAATAAAGTCAAAGGTTGTAAGAGGTCGAGGAAACATAATTTATAAACTTTAA